From a region of the Rhodothermales bacterium genome:
- a CDS encoding type II toxin-antitoxin system HicB family antitoxin codes for MKYKVALRKTEEGFSVSCPGLPGCWSQGETEREALDNIVDAIAEYLAVAAELASDEDAEVREVEVAA; via the coding sequence ATGAAATACAAAGTCGCCCTCCGAAAAACTGAAGAAGGCTTCAGCGTTTCCTGCCCCGGTCTCCCCGGCTGTTGGTCTCAAGGGGAAACGGAAAGGGAAGCCCTGGACAACATCGTTGATGCCATCGCCGAGTACCTCGCGGTCGCCGCTGAGCTAGCCAGTGACGAAGACGCCGAGGTACGGGAAGTCGAGGTGGCGGCGTAA